The Microbacterium forte sequence CCCGCGGTCGTGAAGACCCCGGTGCCGACACCGACGTGGCCTTCGCGGATCGTGCGGAAGTACCAGGCGGTCTTCGGGTGGAGTTCCGAGATGCGGTCGCCGAGCGCGCGCTCGTAGGGCGAACGTCGATCCGTGCCTGGTGCTGTCACGCCTTCACCCTATCGAGCGGTCGGCCGCAGCAGCCGGTCGAGCAGCGCGAGCGCCTCGTGCTGCGGGGCGGTGTCATCGAGCAGCCACTGCGTCTGCAGGCCGTCGGAGGCGGCGACCACCAGGGCGGCGACGGCCTCGGCATCCACGTCCTCCCGCATGCGTCCGGTGCTCTGCTGCTCCCGCACGACCGCGGCCATGTCCGCTCGCAACCGCGCGAATCGGGTCGTCGCGAACTCGCGGGCGGCCGGGTGCCCTTCTTCGAGAGCGGCGGCGACCAGCATCGAATACAGCTGCACGAGACCGGGCACCTCGCGGTTGGTGCGCGCGGACTCGATCATCCGCTCGACGGGGGTCGCATCCGGCTGAAACGCGTCGGGATGCTGGCGCTCTGGCGCCGTGCTCTCCTGGTAGACCGCGACGAGCAGCTCTTCGAGCGACCCGAAGTAGTGCGTGAGGGCTGAGTGGGTGACGCCGACGGCGCTCGCGATGGAGCGCAGGCTCGTGCGGTCGGCCCCGCGCTCGGCGAAGACCTCGATGGCACGATCGAGGATCTCCTGGCGACGGGCGATGCCCTTCGCATACGCACCGCGTTGCCGTGGGCGATCCTGATCGTCGGTCATGGTGAGAGTGTAACGACATGAAAACTTCCGCGCGGAGGTATTTGGTGATAGCGTGCTCGGACAGACGGGCGAAGACGACCCGCACGTCACCGACGACCGAAGGAGACCCCGTGGCGATTCAGACTTCCATCCAGCTGTTCACGATCAAGGATCAGCTCGAGACCGACCTCGAGGGCTCACTGAAAGAGGTCGCCGCGCGAGGCTTCACGGCCGTCGAGCCCTATGACTTCGTGCGCCGTGCGCAGCCGCTCGCCGATGCGCTGGCCGACGCGGGTCTCACCGCGCCCTCGGGTCACGCGTTCCTCGCCTCCGAGTCGTTCGTGAACCCGGACGGCAGCGGCACCACGCTTCCCGTGCCCTCGCCCGCTGAGGTGTTCGCCGCCGCGAAGGTGCTCGGCATGGACACGGTCATCGACCCGTACACCGAGCCCGCGCGCTGGGAGACGGTCGAGCAGATCGAGGAGACCGCACGTCTGCTCAACGAGGCGGCCGCCGTGGGCGCCACCGTCGACGTGCGCGTCGGCTATCACAACCACGCCCACGAGCTCGAGGCCGTCTTCGACGGGGTCACCGGACTCGAGGTGCTCGCGGGCCTGCTCGACGAGCGCGTCGTGCTCGAGGTCGACCTGTACTGGGTCGCCCGCGGCGGCGTCGACCCGGTCGCACTTCTGCAGCGTCTGGGCGACCGGGTCATCGCCGTGCACGCCAAGGACGGCACGCTCGATCCCTCGCTGCTGAGCGCCTACCCGCCCGCCGACCAGGTCGCGGCAGGAGAGGGCGTGGTCCCGCTGGTCGAGGCCATCGCCGCAGCCCCGGCACTCGAGCTCGCGATCGTGGAGTTCGACCACTTCGACGGCGACCTCTGGGACGCCATCGAGCGCAGCCGCGTCTACCTCGACGAGAAGGTGGCCGGCTGATGGCGATCGGCAACGGGCCCGTCGGCGTCGGCATCATCGGCGCGGGCAACATCAGCGACCAGTACCTGTCGAACCTGACCACGTTCCCCGACGTGCGGGTGCTCGCCATCGGCGACCTGCTCGAGGAGCGCGCGAGGGCGCAGGCCGAGAAGTACGGCGTCCCGCGGGCGGGCGGCGTCGAGCTCGTGCTGAACGACCCCGAGATCGACATCGTGGTGAACCTGACGATCCCCGCGGTGCATGTCGAGGTGTCCGAGGCGATCCTCGCCGCAGGCAAGCACGTGTGGACCGAGAAGCCGATCGGCGTCAGCCGCGACGAGTCGCTGCGCCTGCTGCAGAAGGCGGATGCCGCGGGGCTCCGCGTCGGCGTCGCGCCCGACACGGTCCTCGGGCCGGGTGTGCAGACGGCGAAGCGCGCCATCGCCCGGGGTGACATCGGTCGTCCGCTGTTCGCCCAGACCACGTTCCAATGGCAGGGGCCGGAGATCTTCCACCCGAACCCCGCGTTCCTGTACGCCAAGGGCGCGGGGCCGCTGCTCGACATGGGGCCGTACTACGTCTCGGCTCTCGTGCACGTGTTCGGACCGGTCGCCGCCGTCGCCGCGCTCGGTCTCCAGGGCAGCCCGACCCGCACCGTGCAGGTCGGCGAGCTCGCCGGTCAGGAGTTCCCCGTCGAGATCCCGTCGACGCTGAGCGTGCTGATGGACTTCGAGCAGGGTGGACAGGCGCAGAGCCTGTACAGCACCGACTCGCCGCTGCTGCGCACGGGCATCGTCGAGATCACGGGCACCGAGGGGACGATCGTGATCCCCGACCCGAACACCTTCGGAGGCGAGATCACCATCACCCGGCCGCTGACGCAGGCCTTCGTGCCGCCGGCGCCCATGACGCAGGAGGTCGTCGACGTGGTCCAGGAGGGCGTGCTCTCGGGTCGCGGCGTCGGTCTGCTCGACATGGCGCGTTCGATCGCCGCCGACCGCCCGCATGTCGCGACCGGTGAGTTCGGCTACCACGTGCTCGACACCCTGCTGTCGATCGAAGAGGCCGCCGAATCGCGCAGCTTCGTGCAGGTCGCGAGCACGATCGACGAGGTCGGCTCACTCGACGCCGACTTCGACCCGTTCGAGGCGACGCTCTGATATCGGCCGATGTGGTGACGAGGGCGCGGTCAGCGCGCCTTCGTCACCACATAGCGGTCGACGCTCGCGGGTGAGAGCACCTCGCGGGCGACCATGATCGCGGCCCCGAGCACGGCGGCCCTGTCGCCCGCCTGCGACTGCACGATGGCCAGATGCTGGGTCGCCAGCGGGATGGACCGTCTGTAGACGACCTCGCGCACCCCGGCGAGCAGGTGCTCGCCGGCCCTGGCGATGCTGCCGCCGAGCACGATGATCGACGGATTGAGCAGATTGACCACCGTCGCCAGGACCTCGCCCACATCGCGTCCCGCCTGCCGTGTCGCCTCGATGGCTGCGGCATTGCCGGAGCGCACCAGCTCGATCACATCGCCCGGGCTGTGCGCCTCGTGCCCCGCGTCGCGCAGCGCCGTCGCCAGGGCCGACCCGCTCGCGAGCGCCTCGAGGTCGCGCTCGTCGCCGGGCTCCCTGGTGGACCCGAGCACTCTCGGCACCTGGACATGCCCCATGTCGCCGGCTGAGCCCTGCGCGCCCCGTTGCAGCTGCCCGCCGGCGATGATGCCGGCTCCGATGCCGGTCGAGACCTTCACGAAGATCAGGTCGTCGACGTGCGGCCACATCGTCGCGTGCTCGCCGAGGGCGAGGATGTTCACGTCGTTGTCGACCAGCACCGGCACGTCGAACGTGCGCTGCACGTAGCCGGGGACGTCGAAGCGGTCCCAGCCGGGCATGATCGGAGGGTTGGTCGGCCGACCCGTCGAGTGCTCGACGGGCCCGGGCACGCCGATCCCGATGCCGAGCAGCGGGATGCCCACGGCCGCCGGAGTCTCGAGCAGGGTCGCCCCGTCGGCGAGGATCACGTCGAGCAGATTGTCCGGTCCGTCGGCGATGTCGATCGTGCGTGTGCGCGAATCGAGGATCACGCCGGCGAGATCCGCGACGGCGATCGTGGCATGGGTGGCGCCGAGGTCGACGGCGAGCACGACTCCGGCGCGGGAATTGAAGGCCAGCCGCGCCGGCGGACGCCCGCCGGTCGAGACGGCCTCGCCCGCCGGACGAAGGAGGTCCGCGGCGAGCAGTGCGTCGACGCGCAGCGCGACGGTCGACCGGGCGAGGCCGGTGATGGCTGCGAGCTCGGCCTTGGTGCGAGCGGTGCCGTCGCGAAGGATCTGGAAGATCTCGCCGGCGCCGGGGTTCGCTGCCGCGGCGGTGCGGAGTGCGTCGACCATTGCGTCAGTAAACCACAGACTTGGAACAGGGCTCGATCGACTTCCGATTCGTTACAAAGAACTTTTGACAGAGGTCTAGCAAAAGTCGGAGAGCCTGTGTCAGACTCACCCGCATGACAACGGATGTCACTGACACCGGTCTCGGGACGATCCGAGCCGGCATCCTCGGCGGGGGATTCATGGCACGCGTGCATCGCACCGCGGCCAGGGACGCGGGCGGCGAGCTCCGCGCCGTCGCCACCCGCTCCGCCTCGGGCGGACGACTGGCCGCAGATGAACTGGGTGCCGCGCGCGCCGAGATCGATGCCGCCGCGCTCCTCGACGCCGACGACATCGACGTCGTGCACATCTGCACCCCCAACGCCACACACGCCGCACTGGCACTCCGAGCGCTCGAATCCGGCAAGCACGTCGTCTGCGAGAAGCCCCTGGCCACGAACGCCGCAGACGCCCGCAGGCTCGCCGAGACCGCGGCGTCGCGAGGGCGGGTCGGCGCGGTTCCCTTCGTCTACCGCTACCACCCGATGGTGCGCGAGGCGCGTGCCCGCGTCGCCAGGGGAGACATCGGCGAGCTCCTCACGCTCGACTGCTCGTATCTGCAGGACTGGATGCTGCATCCCACCGACGACGACTGGCGGGTGCGCTCGGCATCCGGTGGGTCGTCCCGGGCGTTCGCCGACATCGGTTCGCATCTGTGCGACCTCATCGAGTTCGTGATCGGCCAGCGCATCAGCGCGCTGAGCGCGCGCACCCGCAGGGTGTTCGACGAGCGAGCGGGCCAGGCGGTCGACACCGAGGACATCGTCGCGATCCTCGTCGAGACGGAGTCCGGTGCCCTCGGCACGCTGCTCATCTCGCAGATGGCGGCCGGACGCAAGAACGCTCTGACGCTCGAGCTGCACGGATCCAGGCAGACACTCCGCTTCGAGCAGGAGCGGCCCGAGGAACTGTGGATCGGCATGCGCGACGAGTCCCGACTGCTGCTGCGCGATCCCGCCACGGCCGCGCCCGACTCGGCCCGCCTGCAGCGGGTGCCCTCGGGGCACGCGATGGGCTACCAGGATGCCTTCAACGGCTTCATCGCCGACGTGTACGCGGCGATCGGCGGTGCGAACCCCGAGGGGCTGCCGACGTTCGAAGACGGGTTCCGCTCGGCCGTGTTGACCGAGGCGGTCCTCGCCTCCGCGGCCGCTGACGGACGATGGACGGAGGTGGCGGCATGACCGCGACGATCACCCAGCCGGTGCTCGAGGTGTCGGGCATCCGCAAGTCGTTCTTCGGCGTCGAGGTGCTGAAGGGCATCGACTTCGACGTGCGTCCGGGCGAGGTGCACGGCCTCGTCGGCGAGAACGGCGCAGGCAAGTCGACTCTCATGAAGATCATCGCCGGGGTGCAACCCGCCGACGACGGCGTCGTGCGGTACCGCGGCGGAGAGGTGCGGTACGCGCACCCTCGACAGGCGATGGACGACGGCATCGTGACCGTCTTCCAGGAGTTCACCCTGCTGCCCGAGCGCACGGTCGCGCAGAACGTCTACCTCGGACGCGAGCCGCGCCGTGCCGGGTTCGTGGATCAGAAGGCGATGGTCCGCCGCACCGGCGAGCTGCTCGCCGATCTCGGTGTCTCGTTCATCGACCCCCAGGCGCGGGTCGGGTCGCTGACGGTCGCGGAGCAGCAGATCGTCGAGATCGTCAAGGCGCTCTCGTTCGAGGCGCAGGTCATCTCGATGGATGAGCCGACCGCCGCACTCAGCGATCGCGAGGTCGAGCTGCTCTACGCCATCATCCGTCGGCTCACCTCGCGCGGCGTGGCGGTGATCTACGTCTCGCACCGGCTGAAGGAGATCTTCGACCTGTGCGACCGCATCACGATCCTCAAGGACGGCGCTCTCGTGTCGACCGACGAGACGGGCGCGCTGACGACCGACGAGCTCGTGCGCCGCATGGTCGGCCGCTCGATCCAGTCGTACTACCCGGATGCCGTGGCGGGCACGGTCGTGGGGGAGCCGCGTCTCGAGCTCGACGGCTGCGGCAACGCCTTCGTCGACGGGGTGTCGCTGACCCTGCGCGCGGGGGAGATCGTCGGACTCGCGGGACTCCAGGGCTCCGGGCGCACCGAACTGGTCGAAGGCGTCTTCGGGATCGACCCGTTCGTGCGGGGCTCGATGCGGGTCGACGGCTCACCCGCGCGCATCACGAGCGCCAGGGCGGCAGTGCGCGCCGGGTTCGCGCTCGTCTCGGAGGACCGCAAGGCCCAGGGGCTCGCGCTGGGGCAGTCGGTGCTCGACAACGCCCTGCTCGTGACCCGCAGCGTCTTCGCTGCTCGCACCGCCTCGTCCAGGCGGGAGGTGCCCGGAGTGCTCAGCTCCCTGGAGATCAGCTCGAGGGGCGTCGACCAGGAGGTGCGGTTCCTCTCCGGCGGCAACCAGCAGAAGGTCGTCCTCGCCAAGTGGCTGCTCACCCAGCCGCAGATCGTGCTCTTCGACGAGCCGACCCGCGGCATCGACGTCGGTGCGAAGTACGCCGTGTATCAGCTCATGCGCGAGCTGGCGGCTCAGGGCAAGGCGGTGCTGATGGTGTCGAGCGAGCTGCCCGAGGTGATCGGCATGAGCGATCGGATCCTCGTGATGCACGACGGCGAGCTCGTCGCCGAGCTGCCCGCAGGGTCGGCCGAGCATGAGATCCTCGGTGCGGCCACGGGCGCCACCATCGACGGAGGTGCACGATGAAGCGGCTTCGGATCGACTCGACGGTCATCGTCCTCGGCATCCTGATCCTGACCCTCATCGTCGGCGCCATCCTCGTCGGCACCGTGGGGCGCAACTTCTTCAGCCCCGGGAACATCCGCGACATCCTCACCGGCATGAGCGTGCTCGGACTCGTCGCGATCGGCCAGACCCTGGTGGTGCTCGGAGCATCGCTCGATCTGTCGGTGACCTACGTCGTGAGTCTCTCGAGCCTGCTGGCTGCGACGATCATGAACGGGAACCCCTCGAACGTGCCGGCGGCCGTCGCCCTCACCCTGATCGTCTGCGCAGGCATCGGCCTGGTCAACGGCCTGATCGTCACCGTGCTCAAGGTCAACGGCTTCATCGCCACCCTCGGCGTGGGGCTCATTCTGCAGGGCATCCTCAACACCAACTTCGAGGGCTCGGCAGGCAGCGTGCCCTGGGAGTTCCAGCTCATCGGCGCCACCGGCGTCGGGCCCGTTCCCGTCTCGACGATCATCATGATCGCGCTCGCCGTGCTCGTCTGGTTCCTGCTCAACCGCACCCGCACCGGCGCCCACCTCTACGCGGTCGGCGGCGACCCGGAGATCGCCCGCCTGTCCGGGGTGCGCACCAAGCCGCCGCTGATCGCCGCGCACGTGCTGTGCTCGGTGTTCGCAGGGCTCGCCGGTCTGCTGCTCGCCAGCCGTCTCGGCGTCGGCAGCCCCACCGTCGGCCAGCAGGGCGGCTACGCGCTGCTGTCGATCGCCGCGGTCGTGCTCGG is a genomic window containing:
- a CDS encoding TetR/AcrR family transcriptional regulator, with product MTDDQDRPRQRGAYAKGIARRQEILDRAIEVFAERGADRTSLRSIASAVGVTHSALTHYFGSLEELLVAVYQESTAPERQHPDAFQPDATPVERMIESARTNREVPGLVQLYSMLVAAALEEGHPAAREFATTRFARLRADMAAVVREQQSTGRMREDVDAEAVAALVVAASDGLQTQWLLDDTAPQHEALALLDRLLRPTAR
- a CDS encoding sugar phosphate isomerase/epimerase family protein, producing MAIQTSIQLFTIKDQLETDLEGSLKEVAARGFTAVEPYDFVRRAQPLADALADAGLTAPSGHAFLASESFVNPDGSGTTLPVPSPAEVFAAAKVLGMDTVIDPYTEPARWETVEQIEETARLLNEAAAVGATVDVRVGYHNHAHELEAVFDGVTGLEVLAGLLDERVVLEVDLYWVARGGVDPVALLQRLGDRVIAVHAKDGTLDPSLLSAYPPADQVAAGEGVVPLVEAIAAAPALELAIVEFDHFDGDLWDAIERSRVYLDEKVAG
- a CDS encoding Gfo/Idh/MocA family protein, with the translated sequence MAIGNGPVGVGIIGAGNISDQYLSNLTTFPDVRVLAIGDLLEERARAQAEKYGVPRAGGVELVLNDPEIDIVVNLTIPAVHVEVSEAILAAGKHVWTEKPIGVSRDESLRLLQKADAAGLRVGVAPDTVLGPGVQTAKRAIARGDIGRPLFAQTTFQWQGPEIFHPNPAFLYAKGAGPLLDMGPYYVSALVHVFGPVAAVAALGLQGSPTRTVQVGELAGQEFPVEIPSTLSVLMDFEQGGQAQSLYSTDSPLLRTGIVEITGTEGTIVIPDPNTFGGEITITRPLTQAFVPPAPMTQEVVDVVQEGVLSGRGVGLLDMARSIAADRPHVATGEFGYHVLDTLLSIEEAAESRSFVQVASTIDEVGSLDADFDPFEATL
- a CDS encoding ROK family transcriptional regulator, with product MVDALRTAAAANPGAGEIFQILRDGTARTKAELAAITGLARSTVALRVDALLAADLLRPAGEAVSTGGRPPARLAFNSRAGVVLAVDLGATHATIAVADLAGVILDSRTRTIDIADGPDNLLDVILADGATLLETPAAVGIPLLGIGIGVPGPVEHSTGRPTNPPIMPGWDRFDVPGYVQRTFDVPVLVDNDVNILALGEHATMWPHVDDLIFVKVSTGIGAGIIAGGQLQRGAQGSAGDMGHVQVPRVLGSTREPGDERDLEALASGSALATALRDAGHEAHSPGDVIELVRSGNAAAIEATRQAGRDVGEVLATVVNLLNPSIIVLGGSIARAGEHLLAGVREVVYRRSIPLATQHLAIVQSQAGDRAAVLGAAIMVAREVLSPASVDRYVVTKAR
- a CDS encoding Gfo/Idh/MocA family protein, giving the protein MTTDVTDTGLGTIRAGILGGGFMARVHRTAARDAGGELRAVATRSASGGRLAADELGAARAEIDAAALLDADDIDVVHICTPNATHAALALRALESGKHVVCEKPLATNAADARRLAETAASRGRVGAVPFVYRYHPMVREARARVARGDIGELLTLDCSYLQDWMLHPTDDDWRVRSASGGSSRAFADIGSHLCDLIEFVIGQRISALSARTRRVFDERAGQAVDTEDIVAILVETESGALGTLLISQMAAGRKNALTLELHGSRQTLRFEQERPEELWIGMRDESRLLLRDPATAAPDSARLQRVPSGHAMGYQDAFNGFIADVYAAIGGANPEGLPTFEDGFRSAVLTEAVLASAAADGRWTEVAA
- a CDS encoding sugar ABC transporter ATP-binding protein; the protein is MTATITQPVLEVSGIRKSFFGVEVLKGIDFDVRPGEVHGLVGENGAGKSTLMKIIAGVQPADDGVVRYRGGEVRYAHPRQAMDDGIVTVFQEFTLLPERTVAQNVYLGREPRRAGFVDQKAMVRRTGELLADLGVSFIDPQARVGSLTVAEQQIVEIVKALSFEAQVISMDEPTAALSDREVELLYAIIRRLTSRGVAVIYVSHRLKEIFDLCDRITILKDGALVSTDETGALTTDELVRRMVGRSIQSYYPDAVAGTVVGEPRLELDGCGNAFVDGVSLTLRAGEIVGLAGLQGSGRTELVEGVFGIDPFVRGSMRVDGSPARITSARAAVRAGFALVSEDRKAQGLALGQSVLDNALLVTRSVFAARTASSRREVPGVLSSLEISSRGVDQEVRFLSGGNQQKVVLAKWLLTQPQIVLFDEPTRGIDVGAKYAVYQLMRELAAQGKAVLMVSSELPEVIGMSDRILVMHDGELVAELPAGSAEHEILGAATGATIDGGAR
- a CDS encoding ABC transporter permease; this translates as MKRLRIDSTVIVLGILILTLIVGAILVGTVGRNFFSPGNIRDILTGMSVLGLVAIGQTLVVLGASLDLSVTYVVSLSSLLAATIMNGNPSNVPAAVALTLIVCAGIGLVNGLIVTVLKVNGFIATLGVGLILQGILNTNFEGSAGSVPWEFQLIGATGVGPVPVSTIIMIALAVLVWFLLNRTRTGAHLYAVGGDPEIARLSGVRTKPPLIAAHVLCSVFAGLAGLLLASRLGVGSPTVGQQGGYALLSIAAVVLGGTLLLGGRGSIWGAIGGVAILAVVDNVMSVMQVNPFLKDVVRGVVIVAAVAVYSRRSIVSRRPRFGAGGTRTGGDDAAKAAESEMAAAASELADTNPVAEGGRA